The Spirosoma oryzicola region ACCGGTAGAGGAGCAGCAATTCTGGCTACATGCATCCGCACCTAAATTATTATTGCTACAGGCCGCGACCCCGCAGCAAGTACAGACCGTAAAGATTATCAAGCAATAAACGTAGCGTATTGAGTTCGCAAACAGGCTTCTGAGAAACCGGAAGCCTGTTTTTTTTAATGATCGATCCGTGATTGAAGTAGGCCGTTCCGAAGTCAGTGGCGAACTAAGCGAACCATCCGTACCCGTTACTTTTTCGCCCCTCGCTAACCAAATTTTTTTGTAGCTTTGATTGTTATATAAAGACGCTGGATGCTGGATAGCACACGCTGGACGTTCGTTGAATCCAGCATCCAGCGTATGCTCTCCAACGTCTTTGTATGGTTGATTATATTTCTGGATTGAATGACCCCCAGCGGGAAGCCGTCATGCACGGTGATGGTCCGCTGATGATTATAGCCGGTGCTGGTTCGGGTAAGACGCGCGTGTTGACGTATCGGATTGCCCACCTGATCGAAAATGGCGTCGATCCGTTTCGGATTCTGTCGCTGACGTTTACGAATAAAGCAGCCGGTGAGATGCGGAAACGGATCGAAACGGTTGTTGGCACCGAAGCCCGCAACATCTGGATGGGTACCTTCCACTCCGTTTTTGCCAAGATCCTGCGCATCGAAGCCAAGGCGATTGGCTACACCAGCAACTTTTCGATTTACGATACCGACGACTCGAAGTCGCTGCTGCGGAGTATCGTTAAAGAAATGGGGCTGGACGATAAAGTGTACCGGGTCAACAACGTGTTCGGACGTATTTCGGGCGCGAAGAACCGGCTGATCGGCCCCGACGATTACCTGAATAATGCGGTGATTCAGGCCGACGACGAAGCGGCCCGAATGCCACACATTGGCCGGATCTACAAGCAATACGCCGTTCGTTGCTTTGCGGCCAACGCCATGGACTTCGATGATCTGCTGTTCAACACGAACGTGCTGTTCCGTGACCATCTGGATATTCTGAACAAGTACCAGCACAAGTTTCAGCACGTAATGGTCGATGAGTTTCAGGATACCAACGTATCGCAGTACCTCATCACGCGGAAGCTCGCAGCCGTTCATCAGAACATCTGCGTGGTAGGCGACGATGCGCAGAGTATCTACGCCTTCCGGGGGGCTAACATTGAGAACATCCTGAACTTCCAGCGCGATTACGGCAAAGAAAACGTCAAGATCGTGAAACTGGAGCAGAATTACCGCTCGACAAAAACGATCGTTCAGGCGGCTAATTCCATTATCTCCCGCAACAAAAATCAGCTGGAAAAGCACGTTTTCACCGACAACGAAGACGGTCCACTGATTGATGTCATCAAAGCATCGTCGGATAACGAGGAAGGACGGCTCGTCGCGTCGGCTATTTTTGAAGCCAAGATGAACGGCAGTCTCGTCAACAACGATTTTGCCATTCTGTACCGGACCAATGCTCAGTCGCGGGCGTTTGAGGAAGCCCTGCGGAAAGTAAGCATCAAGTACCGTATCATCGGTGGCCTTTCATTCTATCAGCGGAAAGAGATCAAGGATTTGATTGCGTACCTGCGTTTTACGGTCAATCAGAATGACGAAGAAGCGTTCAAACGCATCATCAACCTACCCAAGCGGGGTATCGGCGACACGACGGTAGCGAAAATCAGCGTAATAGCCGCCGAAAAAGAAGATTCGATCTGGGAAATCGTTGCCGAGATCAATAAGCACATTGCTGGTCGTGCCTCTATTGCCATTGAAGCGTTTGCGGACCTGATCAAAAGTTTTAAACTACTGCTCGATCAGAAAGATGCGTTTGAAGTGGCCTCGCACATTGCTAAAGCGTCGGGTCTGTTGAAAGAACTGTACGACGACAAAACCGTGGAAGGGCTGGCCCGGTACGAAAACGTACAGGAATTGCTGAACGCCATCAAAGAGTTTGTCGATAATCCCGATAACGAGGAAAAAAGCCTGGGAGCCTTCCTGCAATCTGTGTCGTTGCTGACTACCGCCGACGAAAAAGAAGATGACGGTGATAACGACAAGGTGA contains the following coding sequences:
- a CDS encoding ATP-dependent helicase — protein: MVDYISGLNDPQREAVMHGDGPLMIIAGAGSGKTRVLTYRIAHLIENGVDPFRILSLTFTNKAAGEMRKRIETVVGTEARNIWMGTFHSVFAKILRIEAKAIGYTSNFSIYDTDDSKSLLRSIVKEMGLDDKVYRVNNVFGRISGAKNRLIGPDDYLNNAVIQADDEAARMPHIGRIYKQYAVRCFAANAMDFDDLLFNTNVLFRDHLDILNKYQHKFQHVMVDEFQDTNVSQYLITRKLAAVHQNICVVGDDAQSIYAFRGANIENILNFQRDYGKENVKIVKLEQNYRSTKTIVQAANSIISRNKNQLEKHVFTDNEDGPLIDVIKASSDNEEGRLVASAIFEAKMNGSLVNNDFAILYRTNAQSRAFEEALRKVSIKYRIIGGLSFYQRKEIKDLIAYLRFTVNQNDEEAFKRIINLPKRGIGDTTVAKISVIAAEKEDSIWEIVAEINKHIAGRASIAIEAFADLIKSFKLLLDQKDAFEVASHIAKASGLLKELYDDKTVEGLARYENVQELLNAIKEFVDNPDNEEKSLGAFLQSVSLLTTADEKEDDGDNDKVTLMTIHAAKGLEFKYVHIVGLEEDLFPSQMMLESRNDLEEERRLFYVAITRAEKRLTVSYAETRYHFGRLKMCEPSRFLMEIDQRYLKMAKLRSAPSRMDFDRPERDRSESTSTGSMAFVRSLAQKTAQRQAPQPTVSHTPSADFAPTSTAELAAGQRVEHAKFGFGTVKKMEVNGTERKATIQFETAGVGEKVLLLSFAKLRVVT